CGAACAAGGCCCTCCTCGCCGAACGCTGGGACGAGCTGCGCGAACACGCGCTGGACGGTCGCCTCTACTACGAGGCCTCGGTGATGGCGGGCACCCCCGTCATCGGCCCGATGAGCACCGTCCTGCGCGCGAGTACCTTCGTCCGCCTGCAAGCCGTCCTCAACGGCACCTGCAACTACATCCTCACCCAGATGGAGGGCGGCAGGACCTACGCGGCGGCGCTGGAGGAGGCCCAGGCGCTCGGATACGCCGAGGACCCGCCCACCCTCGATGTCGGTGGCTTCGACACGGCGCACAAGCTCACGGTCCTCGCCCGCTTCTGCGTGGACGGGAACTTCCCGTACAGCGCCCTCCAGATTCAGGGCATCGAGGACGTGACGCTGGGCGACGTGGCAGGGGCGCGGGCGGCGGGCCAGCGCATCAAGCTCGTGGCCGAACTCGCGCGGGACGGGAACGGCTGGCGGGCCAGCGTCGCGCCGCAGCGTCTTCCCGAGGCCCACCCCCTCTGCACGGCGGGCGCGAGCCGCAATGCGCTGGTCTACGAGGGTGAGGAGAGCGGCACCCTGATCTTCGCGGGGGGTGGGGCGGGCGGCATGGTCACGGCCTCGGCGATGGTGGGCGACCTGCTCGACTGGCTGATCGGGTTTCCGGGGCATGTGCCGCTGCATTGAGAGGGAGGGATGAGGGGTTAGGCGTTAGGAATGAGGGCCGGGGACGGAT
Above is a window of Deinococcus sp. YIM 134068 DNA encoding:
- a CDS encoding homoserine dehydrogenase, which codes for MRTVTVGVLGCGTVGQDVLRLLERRKDIFDNLGVRVEVAGVLVRDPARSRTVPDGTPLTADPTFLQECGVVIEAMGGIERPLELLRPYLRSDRPVITANKALLAERWDELREHALDGRLYYEASVMAGTPVIGPMSTVLRASTFVRLQAVLNGTCNYILTQMEGGRTYAAALEEAQALGYAEDPPTLDVGGFDTAHKLTVLARFCVDGNFPYSALQIQGIEDVTLGDVAGARAAGQRIKLVAELARDGNGWRASVAPQRLPEAHPLCTAGASRNALVYEGEESGTLIFAGGGAGGMVTASAMVGDLLDWLIGFPGHVPLH